The stretch of DNA CCACCATCAGCAGGACAAAGGACATGAGCAGAATGAATGATGCATAGTTCCTTCTTCCAATGCAATTGTTCAGCCACTGTGTGAGATGGAGATGACAATCAGTTCCATGAACTTTGAgtgatcaaatttaatttcctagtgaataaaatgaacttattttgggtaGTTACCCTGCAGTGGTGATCAAATCCATCGACACAACGATCACAAGTCTTGCAGTGCTTGCTGCGCAATTTCACCTGCAATTTGTAAACCAATCCGTCTCAGATTATTCCATCTTagtcactgactccacattaatGAATTTCACATACAAAAAACATTGAAATTCAGTTGAATTTATTGTCTGCAATGCTCAGAAATTAATCTGCCCACGTCAAACTAAGCTGCATTTTCTGGAATTCATTCTCTGAAACAAACAAGCAGAGCAACGAAGTCATACAGCGGCAGAgtagagaggaagagagcaaGGGGACCTCGCAATCGCAGACGGGGCAGTAGGAGATgtcgtggccggcggcggcgtgcggcgagACGACGTCGTCGAGGCTGGTGAAGGCGAAGGGGAGCATGGGGTCGAGCTGGACGCTGGAGTTCCACTGCTCGAGGTAGCTCCGCCGCACCCAGCGGTTCATCACCCGCGCCTCCACCCGCCGGAGCACCCGCAAGGCGTACCGCCACAGGATGTACCCGTACCGCAGCCTCGGCAGCTtcccgccggcgcggccgcccctcgcgagctgccgccgccgccgcctcatctTCTTGGCGTGCGTCCTGTCGGAGGGGTCCACGGCCGTGCACCGCACGTAGagagccgccgcggcggaggcctGGAGATCGACGGGGACCGATCCCTTCAGCGACATCGCAACGAGCGCGCGGGAGAGAAGAGCCAAGCAGGGTCGCGCCAGGGGTACGTACCGAGAAGGAGAAGAGGGCGAGGAGGGTgttgccggcgacggcgcttcCGAGGTATGGCCCCAGGACGACGTagaaggcggcgacgaggacggcgaacACCGCCATGCCCACCAGCTGCAGAACCAAGAAACCAACACAGCCATGAGCTCGGGCCGAGAGAATTCGGGTGGAAACTGGAAAGAGAccaaggagagaggagcgcgGGGACGGCAGGCGACCTGGAGCGGGTGGAGGGGGAGCTGCcagccgtggcggcggcgccagcgcGGCCAGGCcatcaccggcgccggcgcggtggtggaTTCGCGGCGGGCCATCGGtgagaagagagatgagatCTGCGTGCGGGctcgcgctgctgctgcggcgtcTGAGTCTGACCGAGTGAAGCGGGCTTGTGAGGTGTGTCTGACATGTGGGGTAGGGGgcggggggaggagggcgcaACGGTCGGCTCCAAACCAAACGGGGCTTTGGGTTGGCGTTGGGGCTGTTTGAATTTCGAATCCGCGGGTGGGGGTTTCCACCGCATCTCAGCCCGTTGGGATGGTCGTAGGGAGAAATGAAACTTGAGTTTGTTAAGTTAAATTAAAGCCGGTTACCGATTATCTGAGGTTTAGCTAGGGCCAACACCACACCCCTCTAGGCCTCTACATCAAAACCAAGAAAGatgtcttcctcctccatagAATCATCTACTTCCTCGGTCCCATCATCGCGTGTCATATGTCGACCACCCATGAAGTGTTTCTGGAATCATTCATATCCTCATAGGTCCCATGGAAATAGTTGATGAATTGCTTGGTTGTTCTCCCTAGGTGTATATGGATATCTCTACTAGACAAATCTTATTATATGGCTTTTTACCTTAAAAGgttattttcatttcattgaAACCACTCGAGTGGGTTTACTATGTAactgattatatattttttagtttttgtttctttagttGAGCCCAAATCTCATTGAACAAGAATAGATAAACTATTTGTGGCATTGCCACTTGTTCATGCCTTAACAACCGATTCCCTACTTTCTTTGCTTCTTACACTCACAATTCTTGAGTATCAACTTTCTTTTGGCTCCTGTTTATTTTCCTTAGCACTTCTGTCTCAGATATACGACTGTGCGAAGCCCATCCACAATCAGGTTTTACAAGCTCATAATAAGCTTTGTGGGTGATAGCCATAAGCACATTTGTTTATTCAAGCTACAAATCTTGTAAAATAAACACGCATGCGCACGCATGCGCATACATAGAGTCAGGTGCATGTGCTGCTTCTTTGTTATGATAAGATACATATGTGAGGAACTCTTTTGAGGTTGTGGCCATGTGGTGAGGCTTACAAGTAACGCTTCAGGTATTCATCCATGCGGGTGTACTCAACCTCTGGGTATAGTAGAGTTGCTTCTGCTCCATTCTCCCCAATTTCAAAGTTTGTCAAGCAACCCTCGTAATAAATGTGGTAGAAATGTCCCACTCCTACTTGATTAATGTAATCGGTTCCTGTATTACACACACATCagtatttttttgtcaaactaCATGCCAATGGATAAAATTATGTTGACAATAGCTGGTATTTATTGATTTCTAATTCGCATCTAGTGCTTAAtggaacaagaaagaaaaggctTCCCTTGTGATGTCCATAGCTAGAAATAGTTAGTTCAGTCCCTAGATTGATTTTTGTGTATACTCATGTTATTTCAAACCAATAACCTACTTACCCAATTCATAGGTCGCGTTCTTTCCTCACTAATGATTGTGAATTATCTTGGATATGCTTCCCCGAATTCTAAACAGTGTGTTTCatacaaaaatattctatatgaaagtttccACCGAACTTTCGAATTTTGTAGCATAGAAAATGTGAAAAGTCTCATTAGAAAAGAATATGAGCAAGTACAAAATCGTTGAAGGAAAGTTCTGAAGTGCTGAGCATTGTTTATAATATGCTAATATAACCGCTGAGCATCATTCAGATCATGTCGGTGCTGAAGTGTTGTAGAGGTAcaacatgaaaaaattatgTGTGCTATACTCCTTTTAAAATACTAGAAAAATACACATGCATTGCACCGGgtcaagtttattttatttatgcaattaaaataagttttaaaaacgAATTGCATGTCAAGTTGTGAATAGAAGGTGTAATCAATATACAATTGATGTAGAAAGCCTATGTTGTCTCAAAAAGCttaaaattagaaataataaattatgctcAACATCATCAACAAAGTAAATAAGATGAGTGGTCTTTCCATAACGATTGAAGATAGATGCATGTATACCATTTTTAACCATGTTCTCTAAGTCCTACTAcctttgattcttttttatgcaaatattcaattttaaacCGTACATAGTGATTCCTAGTAAGAATGTTTCCATCtccaattttttaagttttttcattaCGGTGAAGAGTGGCAagtgatggtggtggcggcgtcgggttggcactaaaattcaaattggaCGTGAATTTCATGGATGTGGAGGCGTTATTGTGTTGTTGCGAGAGGCTCAGGTTGCTGGTGTTTGTTAAGGCATCGACCACTTCTACGACGAGCTTTGACTGAACATCTTTTTCTACCGTGATGCTGGCTTGTCGTCCGAGTCGAATGATTTGTCCTTATAACTAGGACTGAAGTGAGGTTTCTCTTCAACTGAGGTGCTCCTAGTTTTCGGTCACAGATTTGGATGGATTGACATATGACATAAtcaatttttattgttataatagtaaaaataaaaatattattttgtttaaatattcacaaaactatatttttataaagttatacAGATTCATACCCAACCCCATACGGGATGACATTTTTAAAAGTGCATATTCATTTTACGTGACCTAACATATGGTCattgaaaacttaaaaatgaatTCATACTATGTTTCAAACTTGAGAATGTACCAATAGAGAAaacctataaattaataagatatttCAACAACTTAAGAATGTAGGAATAGGatgaaacataaattttagccattgaaaataaatttgagaatgtagaaatagaaaaaaaacataacaagagaaatttgagattgtgtagaaaaatacaaaaaagaatttttaGAATGCTAaggaaaacacaaaaatattcaacgtggagaaaaacaaaaagaaatttgaGATCGTGTAGAAAAGCacacaaaaaatgataatgtgttgaaaaatacaaaaagtTTCTACACAAAACATTGTGTGtagagaaaaacacaaaaaaataaatttgataaaatagaaaaagtaatagaaagtgtaaagaaataaaaaaatgtatacagTTCGTTAGCTCACTCGAAtagtgacaaactcggcttaGCTCGACTTGgcttgtttcatttttctaatgagTCGAGCTAgctttttatgcatggctcacgagcctaactcGAGTTTTATAGcaagtcgagccgagccggctCGTTATCTAACCCTATACAGAACAAATGAGAATGAATGTTAACCTGAGGATCGAACAGAGGACCTTACGTAGGCACAATTGTTGAGACGTCACGGGTCGGCCTGCATCAGCCAGGTGAGAAGGTGCTGTTTGCTATTTTTAAACAGCTGCGGCGAATTCTTATCTGATTCGAATTGGGTTTGACGGACGGCGGAATCACTCGGtgcttttataataatttttatttcagacAATATTACAACATAATAGAGGGCGGTTGCGGCAAATATTTACCACACCACctacataatttttataaataatcccttttatcttcttaatattacaaaatgaacatatcaaataaatagccacatataattcttttttttttatttcagacAATATTATAATACTACCTCTGCTCCAAAATAAATGTAGTTCTCTagtttagttattttatgatGGAGAgagcatattttattttatcagtaCGAAAGTGTAGGTATTTAACTAGTTATCTTGAtgacaaaaggaaaagaaaatctaacataTTGTACAACTATGTAATTTGTACCTTCTCCTGAAGCCAAGAATTCTTCACCAGTAATTGGGATTTTCTCGAGAACTTTTCCTGATAGATTTTCCCATTTAGCAATCACCTCCTTTTGAGTAAGAATGTTTTCCTTTGGTCTTATGTATAATGTCCTGTTCAAGGTTCGAGGGTCATCAATAGATTTGATTGTATATGTTCCTgcatcatcttcatctatAAATATCGCTGCAATATACAATTCTATGTtacaatttgaaattttaaaagaaaataatattggGAAGAAAACATAGAATAATAGTGAGATATAAGACtaatgattctattgcaatttctatgattattttaCAGAACTACTTAGTGACTTAATTGGCAGGAATTTGCCAACCCACACAAAAGTAAAAgttaacaaaaatatcatttttaaaattcttttctaTTTGATATAGCAGTAATATTCTGATAATGCACGTCCCTTCACAGCCACAGAAATGATCTTTGTGACCACCCTCTCTAGTAGTGCAAATTCTAGATAGACCATTAGAGAGACCAACTGCAATATGCTCAATTGCGAGGGGATGATATTACCCGCCTGCGAAAACTTATTATTCTAGACGGGCCAATGGAACAACCGTATGGAAAAGTAACGGTATTTTTCACAAGAGGACCACTCAAAAGCCCATATGAGAAAATCGATTTCCGAGGTGGCCTGTCGGGAAAAATATGATTtcaaaataatacatatttacACCTAATATTTTACATGAAGTCAAATGAGATCTAAAACTTTGtagttgataattttttatttgagattGTTTAGATGCCTAAATATTCATTATAACACGTCAtacatattttgataaaatcaCATATCCACTTTTTAAATGATTTCTGATGAACATGTACTTTATATGAAAATGATAGAGCTCGACTAGATCTGCAACTTgtcattgattattttttctttccatatTATTTAGAGAACcaaacaaacatgaaaaagaTTATAAGATATGAAGTTCAAAAGGATAATATCTTGCTTGCAAACAACATGTGCCTGATAGCGTTATGCTATGGATATGTGTGAATGGGCATGACGTTATTCAGTTTGAATCTCATGAACAAGACTGGTGCATATTTTGTACAAATAAATAGTGTGGCTTGTTATACGAGTCCATGAGTGTGAAAGTACTTAGTAAAATAAAGTGTTTGTTTTGgaacttaaaaatttttaaacacgaAAATTTGATTCTCACATATGGCTGTGACGCCCACCTTCAAAAATGGTGATTAATTTACTTTGTTGATAGTCCATCCGTATATATCTGCGTGGAActtgaattaattaaagttatatatatatatatttgatgcctcctatcataaaatttcaaataatgtGTTCACGTACATGGAAACCAAAAGAAACtccaaataattaatttttaggaacacacacacacacacacacatatatatatatatatatatatatttattcttatgaTTGCAAACCAAACTTTAgcccatctttttgcttctgcttatgcttataagccaaaatttgaattctcaaCTTTTCCGGCCTTGCCTTTTaggtcgctaagaatacatatataaaagctttattttaaattattttttatttgtaaatatatcatttcaatttttgcatgaaaaagacaaacaagcACCCTTTGTTCTGACACGGACGCAATCCtatctatatgtatatatacttatatatagttatatacgTACACTTAGAtagatacatacatatatatgaacatatatacatatatatatatatacgtatataaaaaatataaaatagaacaTACTTTTCATCTAATATGGTACATACAtcataagcatatatatactttctACTTATATTAATTGGAGTGCTATAGTCCTTTTACTTtatcattaatttatttcaaacaatctacgataacttatattataggCAGTACAATTTATACCTTTGGTGTTTCCATCACCATATATGAGAACTTTCTCTTTAGGTGGAACAAGAGTACGCATTTGACCGAGGTTACCCACAAAGAAACAAGCAAACGAATTCGCAGAAACATATGTGTGTGGAATATTTGCATCTTCGATTGCCCTTCTTATTACCATCTTTTGGTCAAATGTGATCCTTCCTGGTTCAATAGCATGCCCCATCATCGCTGGGTCCATTCCAAACTCTGACGGTATGAACCGCTGCATccagaaattttatatgttatctTTCTCTTCAATAATAGACTTGTTATATGTTAtcgtttttgcaaaaaaaaaagtcccctcacaactaattaattatgttgtttGAGACTTTAGCTAGTTAGCTGCATCAAATCCGGCAGAACAGTATGCAGAGAACAATCAGATTTTATTCACATTTCATTTGGTTTTCGTCCCATCtcttcacttttgcttatgcttataagccaaaaattaaattttcagccttaaatttagagttgatttttagggttttttccaccaaaatttattttctgaacTTATCTTTTAAACAGCTaagtatacatatacatatacatatatatatatatataagttatatttacaaattatttttggtt from Oryza brachyantha chromosome 12, ObraRS2, whole genome shotgun sequence encodes:
- the LOC102718130 gene encoding isoflavone reductase homolog isoform X1 — its product is MEKSRVLVVGGTGFVGRRMVRASLAEGHPTFVLTRPELGLAVDKVQMLLSFKAQGARLLEASLDDHRSLVAAVRQVDVVVSAMSGYDLLQQLKLVEAIKEAGNIKRFIPSEFGMDPAMMGHAIEPGRITFDQKMVIRRAIEDANIPHTYVSANSFACFFVGNLGQMRTLVPPKEKVLIYGDGNTKGTYTIKSIDDPRTLNRTLYIRPKENILTQKEVIAKWENLSGKVLEKIPITGEEFLASGEGTDYINQVGVGHFYHIYYEGCLTNFEIGENGAEATLLYPEVEYTRMDEYLKRYL
- the LOC102718130 gene encoding isoflavone reductase homolog isoform X2 — its product is MEKSRVLVVGGTGFVGRRMVRASLAEGHPTFVLTRPELGLAVDKVQMLLSFKAQGARLLEASLDDHRSLVAAVRQVDVVVSAMSGYDLLQQLKLVEAIKEAGNIKRFIPSEFGMDPAMMGHAIEPGRITFDQKMVIRRAIEDANIPHTYVSANSFACFFVGNLGQMRTLVPPKEKVLIYGDGNTKAIFIDEDDAGTYTIKSIDDPRTLNRTLYIRPKENILTQKEVIAKWENLSGKVLEKIPITGEEFLASGEGTDYINQVGVGHFYHIYYEGCLTNFEIGENGAEATLLYPEVEYTRMDEYLKRYL